In a genomic window of Chaetodon auriga isolate fChaAug3 chromosome 1, fChaAug3.hap1, whole genome shotgun sequence:
- the rpl12 gene encoding large ribosomal subunit protein uL11: MPPKFDPNEIKIVYMRCTGGEVGATSALAPKIGPLGLSPKKVGDDIAKATGDWKGLRITVKLTIQNRQAVVEVVPSASALIIKALKEPPRDRKKVKNIKHSGSVSFDEIVNVARIMRPRSIARELSGTIKEILGTAQSVGCTVDGRPPHDVIDDINSGKIECPSE, from the exons atgccTCCTAAATTCGACCCCAACGAGATTAAAATTG tgtACATGAGGTGCACAGGAGGAGAGGTCGGAGCCACCTCCGCCCTGGCCCCCAAAATCGGACCTCTGGGTCTG TCTCCCAAGAAAGTTGGTGACGACATCGCAAAGGCAACCGGTGACTGGAAGGGCCTGAGGATCACGGTGAAGCTGACCATCCAGAACAGGCAGGCGGTG gtcGAGGTCGTTCCCTCTGCATCGGCTCTGATCATCAAAGCTCTGAAGGAGCCTCCTCGTGACAGGAAGAAGGTCAAGAACA tcaAACACAGCGGCAGCGTGTCCTTCGACGAGATCGTGAACGTCGCTCGCATCATGAGGCCTCGCTCCATCGCCAGGGAGCTCTCTG GAACCATCAAAGAGATCCTGGGAACCGCTCAGTCTGTCGGCTGCACCGTCGACGGACGTCCTCCCCATGATGTCATCGATGACATCAACAGCGGCAAAATCGAGTGTCCATCCGAGTAA
- the pole3 gene encoding DNA polymerase epsilon subunit 3, giving the protein MAERPEDLNLPNAVITRIIKEALPDGVNVSKEARRAISQAASVFVLYATSCANNFAMKAKRKTLNAGDVLAAMEEMEFERFLEPLREALEVYKKGQKGKKEVSEQRRKDKEKKTDADNDKSREEEEEEEEERMEEEPEAENEAEEEEVEN; this is encoded by the exons ATGGCAGAAAGGCCAGAGGACCTGAACCTTCCCAACGCGGTCATCACGCGCATCATTAAGGAGGCG CTCCCAGATGGCGTGAATGTGTCGAAAGAGGCACGGAGAGCCATTTCCCAAGCTGCCAGTGTGTTCGTGTTGTACGCAACATCCTG TGCAAACAACTTTGCCATGAAAGCAAAGCGGAAAACTCTGAATGCAGGAGACGTTCTGGCTGCGATGGAGGAAATGGAGTTTGAGCGATTCCTGGAGCCTCTGAGAGAAGCTCTGGAGG TGTACAAGAAGGgccagaaaggaaagaaggaggtgTCGGAGCAGAGGcgcaaagacaaagagaagaagactgACGCTGACAATGAtaagagcagggaggaggaagaggaggaggaggaggagcgcaTGGAGGAGGAACCTGAAGCTGAGAACGaagccgaggaggaggaggtggagaactGA